The following proteins are co-located in the Paralichthys olivaceus isolate ysfri-2021 chromosome 10, ASM2471397v2, whole genome shotgun sequence genome:
- the LOC109633255 gene encoding uncharacterized protein isoform X6, with product MNSSSSDTRGARATLTCSAEPTQPQSLMKYEWESSANMLPGPELTILLEDEHDDKIYTCRVSNPLTFETTTFNAKTCYPDKSSSVALTVSLIILFIILLLIAVVGVMFCKLKNKACFAKSNRDDVENRIKPGATEERDQDDESKPLFDRAPTLPSHQQLRPLAQGDYNTAPDLPANNHREHADLDKGHVESVLQSKKEEDETEEANSSTNGISPTTPLARLSMTQNSPVSGSKKSTDEETVSPPVSLPLGRKPSFSEDQHNPSSNHKDDADGDQVPGPSDQVLECDPSDSDEENVASPVGVLDFGEDTQSDVESSAASAQPESEKEEDEIEEEKSPAANVPPPPTQPLTQNSPDKGMEDTSGEYKDETNSDQVHGETESHSPEKSTEADESTEEEQPPTAPEQNMSETASHEQDSKLSQEETHKKEDDHPEMEKSVSGDERESDGEQAEDNLYLDTSQSPTPKHSDNTQTNTFENAALQDPDQQVEGKSGDESDECEGQLDSSTAEEDYCERKSDEKSKDECDPKEEKPDNKNESEDKEGQQKTEAVEKSK from the exons atgaacagcagcagctctgacacaCGTGGAGCCCGGGCGACGCTGACATGCTCTGCTGAGCCAACACAGCCTCAGTCCTTGATGAAGTATGAGTGGGAGTCAAGTGCAAATATGCTGCCAGGCCCTGAGTTAACAATATTGCTGGAGGATGAACATGACGATAAAATATACACTTGCAGGGTGAGCAACCCTCTGACTTTTGAAACAACGACATTCAACGCAAAGACTTGCTACCCTG ATAAAAGTTCCTCAGTAGCGCTGACTGTCAGTCTaatcatcctcttcatcatacTACTACTAATTGCTGTTGTGGGCGTAATGTTCTGCAAACTAAAGAATAAAg cATGTTTTGCAAAAAGCAACAGAGATGATGTGGAAAATAGGATTAAACCTGGTGCAACAGAAG AGAGGGATCAAGACGATGAATCAAAGCCTTTATTTGACAGAGCGCCCACGCTCCCCTCCCATCAGCAACTCAGACCTTTGGCCCAAGGTGATTATAACACAGCACCTGATCTCCCTGCCAACAATCACAGAGAACACGCGGACTTGGACAAAGGACATG TTGAATCTGTCTTACAATCaaagaaggaggaagatgaaacTGAAGAAGCAAATTCTTCTACAAATGGCATTTCTCCTACTACCCCTCTAGCTCGTCTGTCTATGACCCAAAACTCTCCAG TTTCAGGTTCAAAGAAGAGCACTGATGAAGAAACGGTGTCTCCTCCCGTTTCGTTGCCTCTCGGCAGAAAACCATCTTTCTCTGAGGACCAGCACAATCCCTCCAGCAACCACAAAGACGATGCAGATGGAGATCAGGTCCCTGGACCTTCAGACCAGGTCCTGGAGTGTGATCCTTCAGACTCGGATGAGGAAAATGTAGCAAGCCCAGTTGGTGTGTTGGACTTTGGTGAGGACACTCAGTCTGATGTGGAATCATCTGCTGCTTCTGCACAGCCAG AatcagagaaggaggaagatgaaattgaagaagaaaagtctcCTGCAGCAAATGTCCCCCCTCCTCCTACTCAGCCTTTGACCCAAAACTCTCCAGATAAGGGAATGGAAGACACATCTGGTGAATACAAAGACGAGACCAACTCAGATCAGGTTCATGGGGAAACTGAATCTCACTCACCAGAGAAAAGTACTGAAGCAGACGAGTCAACTGAGGAGGAGCAGCCGCCCACCGCTCCTGAGCAGAACATGTCAGAAACTGCTTCACATGAACAAGACTCAAAGTTGTCACAGGaagaaacacacaagaaagaagACGACCACCCAGAAATGGAAAAATCTGTTTCTGGAGATGAACGTGAATCAGATGGAGAACAGGCAGAAGATAATCTATATTTAGACACCTCTCAGAGCCCCACACCAAAACATTCAGACAACACTCAAACCAATACATTTGAAAACGCTGCCCTCCAAGATCCAGACCAACAAGTAGAAGGCAAGAGTGGGGATGAGTCAGATGAGTGTGAGGGGCAGTtagacagcagcacagcagaggAAGATTACTGTGAGCGTAAATCTGATGAGAAATCTAAGGACGAGTGTGATCCAAAAGAAGAAAAGCCAGACAACAAGAATGAGAGCGAGGATAAAGAAGGACAACAGAAAACTGAGGCTGTTgaaaaatcaaagtga